In the genome of Neofelis nebulosa isolate mNeoNeb1 chromosome 6, mNeoNeb1.pri, whole genome shotgun sequence, one region contains:
- the LOC131513998 gene encoding HLA class II histocompatibility antigen, DR alpha chain, protein MAVSRAPVLGFFIMALLMGPQESLAIKEEHVIIQAEFYLNPDSSGEFMFDFDGDEIFHVDMEKKETVWRLEEFGHFASFEAQGALANIAVDKANLDILIKRSNNTPNTNEPPEVTVLSNSPVELGEPNILICFIDKFSPPVINVTWLRNGKPVTTGVSETVFLPREDHLFRKFHYLPFLPSVEDVYDCKVEHWGLDEPLLKHWEFDAPTPLPETTENVVCALGLIVGLVGIIVGTIFIIKGMRKVNAGERRGPL, encoded by the exons ATGGCTGTAAGTAGAGCCCCAGTGCTAGGATTTTTCATCATGGCTTTACTGATGGGTCCTCAAGAATCATTGGCTATCAAAG AGGAGCATGTGATCATCCAGGCTGAGTTCTATCTGAATCCTGACTCATCAGGCGAGTTTATGTTTGACTTTGATGGTGATGAGATTTTCCACGTGGATATGGAAAAGAAGGAGACAGTGTGGCGGCTTGAAGAATTTGGACATTTTGCCAGCTTTGAGGCCCAGGGTGCATTGGCCAATATAGCTGTGGACAAAGCTAACCTGGACATCTTGATAAAGCGCTCCAACAACACCCCAAACACCAATG AACCTCCCGAGGTGACTGTGCTCTCAAACAGCCCTGTGGAACTGGGAGAGCCCAACATCCTCATCTGTTTCATCGACAAGTTCTCCCCACCAGTGATCAATGTCACGTGGCTTCGAAATGGAAAGCCTGTCACCACAGGAGTGTCAGAGACCGTCTTCCTGCCCCGGGAAGACCACCTTTTCCGCAAGTTCCACTATCTCCCTTTCCTACCCTCGGTGGAGGATGTCTATGACTGCAAGGTGGAGCACTGGGGTTTGGATGAGCCTCTTCTCAAGCACTGGG AGTTTGATGCACCAACCCCCCTCCCAGAGACAACAGAGAATGTGGTGTGTGCCCTGGGCCTGATCGTGGGTCTGGTGGGCATCATTGTTGGAACCATCTTCATCATCAAGGGCATGCGCAAGGTCAATGCTGGTGAACGCAGAGGGCCTCTGTGA